A stretch of Paenibacillus peoriae DNA encodes these proteins:
- the trpC gene encoding indole-3-glycerol phosphate synthase TrpC: MYLDKIVVTKRQEVEQLKEHFQISKAERLIADLPATRGFENAIASGRNRPLGLIAEVKKASPSKGLIRPDFHPVDIARAYEGAGADCISVLTDVTYFQGSPEYLQQIRDQVKIPLLRKDFIIDERQIYEARLLGADAVLLIAAILEPRVLGSFLQIAKNLGLDALVEVHDSEELKAVLELGTATLIGVNNRNLRTFETRLQTTEELISLIPKGITFISESGIAGPEDVKYLHSVGAHGILVGEHLMRKEDVGQAVTELMDGIKV, encoded by the coding sequence ATGTATCTTGATAAAATTGTGGTGACGAAGCGACAAGAAGTGGAGCAGCTTAAGGAGCATTTTCAAATAAGTAAAGCTGAACGATTAATTGCTGATTTACCTGCGACGAGAGGATTCGAAAATGCGATCGCGAGCGGACGCAACCGTCCGCTCGGACTGATTGCTGAGGTGAAGAAGGCTTCCCCATCCAAAGGGCTGATTCGACCGGATTTCCATCCGGTGGACATTGCACGTGCATATGAGGGAGCAGGAGCGGATTGCATTTCTGTACTGACAGATGTGACGTATTTTCAGGGAAGTCCTGAATATTTACAGCAGATTCGCGATCAGGTGAAGATTCCGCTGTTGCGAAAGGATTTTATCATTGATGAACGGCAAATATATGAAGCTCGTTTGCTGGGAGCGGATGCAGTGCTGTTGATTGCCGCTATACTGGAACCGCGTGTATTAGGGTCCTTTTTACAAATCGCCAAGAACCTTGGGCTGGACGCATTGGTAGAGGTGCATGACAGTGAGGAGCTTAAAGCGGTGCTGGAGCTGGGGACAGCAACCTTGATTGGCGTAAATAACCGAAATCTGCGAACATTCGAGACTCGTCTCCAGACGACGGAGGAGCTGATCTCACTAATTCCTAAAGGGATTACGTTCATCAGTGAGAGCGGAATTGCTGGACCGGAAGATGTAAAGTATCTGCATTCGGTGGGTGCACACGGCATCCTGGTAGGGGAGCATCTGATGCGCAAGGAAGATGTGGGACAGGCTGTAACCGAATTGATGGACGGGATTAAAGTATGA